ATTATGATTGGCTCGGAATATATTTGAGAGATCAGGAGGGAATAAAAAAGGAACTGGAGGATCGCACACGTACTCGAGACGTGCCCTCGAAATGAGTCCGTGTTTCGCACCATGGTGTATCGAGGGAAGAATCCTGCGGTATTCTCCCCCGACTCACCAGATAGGAGCACCTCCCGAAGGAGCCTGCCCTGAGCTTGCTGAAGGGTGGCGCCTGTCTGGAACGCTTTGAAGGGGGGTATCGGGGGGGAAACGTTGAAAGAAGTTTCCCCCCCCGATGATCAGATCAGCCTCCGGCGTTTCAGCGGGGGACAGTAGTACACGGACGGGTCGGTTCCCAGTTCGGGCCGCAGTTGAAACGCTTCCCGGTCCCGGATCAATTGGGAGACCTTGCTGTTCGGGTCCTCGAGATCTCCGAAATGAATGGCCTGGCCCTCGCAGCACACGGCGCAGAACGGGTCGAGCCCCTGATCGATGCGGTGGCGGCAGAGGTGGCATTTCTCGATCGCGCCTTTGTGGTCGTTAAAGAGGATGGCGTCGTAAGGGCACGCGTCCTGACACGCCATGCATGCGTCACATCGTTCCTCGTCGAGAATCACCGGACCGTCGTCCCGTTTCACGAGGGCTCCGGTGGGGCAGACGTCCACGCACGGCGGGTACGCGCAGTGCATGCAGAGCCGGGGCAGGAATTCCATTCTCAATTCAGGGTAGCGGCCCACGGGAGTATCCTTGATGCGCGCGTCCCTGGTTTC
Above is a genomic segment from Deltaproteobacteria bacterium containing:
- a CDS encoding 4Fe-4S dicluster domain-containing protein — its product is MAKRLVLVIDQERCIGCETCTVACNLENSPAAGPWIRVETRDARIKDTPVGRYPELRMEFLPRLCMHCAYPPCVDVCPTGALVKRDDGPVILDEERCDACMACQDACPYDAILFNDHKGAIEKCHLCRHRIDQGLDPFCAVCCEGQAIHFGDLEDPNSKVSQLIRDREAFQLRPELGTDPSVYYCPPLKRRRLI